The Brassica napus cultivar Da-Ae chromosome C7, Da-Ae, whole genome shotgun sequence genome has a segment encoding these proteins:
- the LOC106390932 gene encoding LOW QUALITY PROTEIN: uncharacterized protein LOC106390932 (The sequence of the model RefSeq protein was modified relative to this genomic sequence to represent the inferred CDS: substituted 2 bases at 2 genomic stop codons), giving the protein MRAAQGLLGKDMVPLMSKPKHMVPSLTKKGARFLFTRFLRHFISTGCVTVYEGGTMFTFKGKDLRCNLESVMEIHNPHFYWKVMTXADLGLADAXINGDFSFVNKEKGLLNLIMILIANKELNSKNLNLAKKRGWWTPMFMTAGLTSAIQFLKHFSRQNTLTKARGTFHVTMTL; this is encoded by the exons ATGAGGGCTGCACAAGGTCTGCTAGGGAAAGATATGGTTCCTCTTATGAGCAAACCAAAACATATGGTCCCATCTCTAACCAAAAAGGGGGCTCGGTTTTTATTTACTAGATTCTTGAGACATTTCATATCAACCGGTTGTGTAAC aGTATATGAAGGAGGAACAATGTTCACTTTCAAAGGAAAGGATTTGAGATGTAACTTAGAATCTGTCATGGAGATTCACAATCCTCATTTTTACTGGAAG GTTATGACATAAGCAGATTTAGGACTTGCCGATGCCTAAATAAATGGAGATTTTTCGTTTGTTAATAAAGAAAAAGGACTTCTCAATTTGATCATG ATTCTCATTGCTAACAAAGAATTGAACTCAAAGAACTTAAATCTTGCTAAGAAAAG GGGTTGGTGGACACCGATGTTTATGACTGCTGGTTTAACATCTGCAATACAGTTCCTAAAGCATTTCTCTAGGCAGAACACTTTAACTAAAGCTCGAGGAACATTTCACGTCACTATGACCTTGTAA